One window of Nicotiana tomentosiformis chromosome 11, ASM39032v3, whole genome shotgun sequence genomic DNA carries:
- the LOC104098296 gene encoding uncharacterized protein isoform X2 yields MVGGPLGRKCKTNGSICSKVEEKQLDAPVPTSVSSVRRSPVLSSKDTTQILKKNSSLAFSTKVLCGKETESTRELRSAETRNRSSFSAPTISSSGKTNTEKQNDHTVQVLQMKTRLKKGSESEAIKTSQVKDAPAPRRPPLPPVTKKIKKISAAAHQVLQEITPTQTSSHQSQPTPRHTKSSELQKTSSKTQLSRQKTQGKTPVHQSKYQKAPTSDISQKRTLNQNSMGKTRIPTSIRQSKSSTSTKEPLRINEEPIHHIIWEGPDETFESSGITCPLCENDLSYMPAEYVDEYYDDVEPLVLPNVAIFPCGHSFHSVCLDGIAPEENSDPLWSLSLSTV; encoded by the exons ATGGTTGGTGGCCCTTTAGGTCGGAAATGTAAAACGAACGGCTCCATCTGTAGTAAAGTTGAGGAAAAGCAGTTAGATGCCCCAGTTCCTACTTCAGTGTCATCTGTTCGGAGATCTCCTGTTTTATCTAGCAAGGACACCACCCAAATTCTAAAGAAGAATTCATCACTTGCTTTTAGCACAAAAGTTTTGTGTGGAAAAGAAACAGAAAGTACACGGGAGTTGAGGAGCGCTGAGACAAGGAATAGAAGTTCATTTTCCGCACCTACAATTAGTTCTTCTGGAAAAACTAATACAGAAAAGCAAAACG ATCATACAGTCCAAGTCCTGCAAATGAAGACAAGGTTAAAAAAAGGTTCGGAATCAGAAGCAATTAAGACAAGCCAAGTGAAAGATGCTCCTGCTCCTAGAAGACCACCCTTGCCTCCTGTAACTAAGAAAATCAAGAAGATTTCAGCCGCCGCGCATCAAGTCCTACAGGAAATAACGCCAACCCAGACTTCTAGCCATCAATCACAACCAACACCTAGACATACAAAGAGCTCTGAACTTCAGAAGACTTCATCTAAGACCCAGCTTTCACGTCAAAAGACGCAGGGCAAAACTCCTGTCCATCAATCCAAATATCAAAAGGCTCCAACTTCAGATATTTCGCAAAAAAGGACCCTCAACCAGAATTCGATGGGAAAGACAAGGATCCCTACTTCCATCAGGCAGTCTAAATCGTCCACAAGTACCAAGGAGCCTTTAAGAATTAATGAAGAGCCTATCCACCATATTATATGGGAAG GTCCGGATGAAACATTTGAATCTTCTGGAATCACTTGCCCACTATGTGAAAATGATCTGTCTTACATGCCTGCTGAATATGTAGATGAATATTATGATGATGTTGAGCCTTTGGTTCTCCCAAATGTTGCTATTTTTCCGTGTGGTCATTCTTTTCACAGTGTATGCTTAGATGGAATTGCCCCTGAAGAAAACTCAG ATCCCTTATGGTCTCTTTCCCTTTCGACTGTGTAG
- the LOC104098296 gene encoding uncharacterized protein isoform X1 — MVGGPLGRKCKTNGSICSKVEEKQLDAPVPTSVSSVRRSPVLSSKDTTQILKKNSSLAFSTKVLCGKETESTRELRSAETRNRSSFSAPTISSSGKTNTEKQNDHTVQVLQMKTRLKKGSESEAIKTSQVKDAPAPRRPPLPPVTKKIKKISAAAHQVLQEITPTQTSSHQSQPTPRHTKSSELQKTSSKTQLSRQKTQGKTPVHQSKYQKAPTSDISQKRTLNQNSMGKTRIPTSIRQSKSSTSTKEPLRINEEPIHHIIWEGPDETFESSGITCPLCENDLSYMPAEYVDEYYDDVEPLVLPNVAIFPCGHSFHSVCLDGIAPEENSGDPPCYFCLSCMS, encoded by the exons ATGGTTGGTGGCCCTTTAGGTCGGAAATGTAAAACGAACGGCTCCATCTGTAGTAAAGTTGAGGAAAAGCAGTTAGATGCCCCAGTTCCTACTTCAGTGTCATCTGTTCGGAGATCTCCTGTTTTATCTAGCAAGGACACCACCCAAATTCTAAAGAAGAATTCATCACTTGCTTTTAGCACAAAAGTTTTGTGTGGAAAAGAAACAGAAAGTACACGGGAGTTGAGGAGCGCTGAGACAAGGAATAGAAGTTCATTTTCCGCACCTACAATTAGTTCTTCTGGAAAAACTAATACAGAAAAGCAAAACG ATCATACAGTCCAAGTCCTGCAAATGAAGACAAGGTTAAAAAAAGGTTCGGAATCAGAAGCAATTAAGACAAGCCAAGTGAAAGATGCTCCTGCTCCTAGAAGACCACCCTTGCCTCCTGTAACTAAGAAAATCAAGAAGATTTCAGCCGCCGCGCATCAAGTCCTACAGGAAATAACGCCAACCCAGACTTCTAGCCATCAATCACAACCAACACCTAGACATACAAAGAGCTCTGAACTTCAGAAGACTTCATCTAAGACCCAGCTTTCACGTCAAAAGACGCAGGGCAAAACTCCTGTCCATCAATCCAAATATCAAAAGGCTCCAACTTCAGATATTTCGCAAAAAAGGACCCTCAACCAGAATTCGATGGGAAAGACAAGGATCCCTACTTCCATCAGGCAGTCTAAATCGTCCACAAGTACCAAGGAGCCTTTAAGAATTAATGAAGAGCCTATCCACCATATTATATGGGAAG GTCCGGATGAAACATTTGAATCTTCTGGAATCACTTGCCCACTATGTGAAAATGATCTGTCTTACATGCCTGCTGAATATGTAGATGAATATTATGATGATGTTGAGCCTTTGGTTCTCCCAAATGTTGCTATTTTTCCGTGTGGTCATTCTTTTCACAGTGTATGCTTAGATGGAATTGCCCCTGAAGAAAACTCAGGTGATCCTCCATGCTATTTTTGTCTCAGTTGCATGTCTTGA